A single genomic interval of Halichondria panicea chromosome 2, odHalPani1.1, whole genome shotgun sequence harbors:
- the LOC135332252 gene encoding octanoyl-[acyl-carrier-protein]:protein N-octanoyltransferase LIPT2, mitochondrial-like, translated as MTTPPVILRKLGRVSYSKALALQQSLAHKYNTVQPEEPIGELLLCEHDPVYTLGLRERKTKCDEERLTILGAQVHKTRRGGLTTFHGPGQLLVYPVLNLRALKLGVRDYVRCLENSVIRGLAEFGVNGFTTENVGVWVKGGEKEEKKICAIGIQVTHGVSYHGLALNCCTDLSWFSHIIPCGLVGKQMTSLSQLCTRTVSVEEVSPVLAASLADTIGFTLIH; from the exons ATGACCACGCCCCCTGTGATTCTGAGAAAGCTTGGAAGAGTGAGCTACAGCAAAGCTCTAGCGCTGCAGCAATCACTCGCCCACAAGTACAATACAGTGCAGCCAGAAGAG CCTATAGGGGAGTTATTGCTGTGTGAGCATGATCCAGTCTACACCCTTGGCCTACGAGAGAGAAAGACCAAGTGTGATGAGGAGAGACTGACCATATTGGGTGCTCAAGTACACAAG ACACGTCGAGGTGGTTTAACCACCTTCCATGGACCTGGGCAGCTGCTAGTCTATCCTGTCCTCAACCTGAGAGCTCTCAAG CTTGGAGTGAGGGACTATGTGAGGTGTTTGGAGAATTCTGTAATCAGAGGATTGGCTGAATTTGGAGTGAATGGATTCACTACTGAGAATGTCGGAGTGTGGGTGAAGGGAGGCGAGAAAGAAGAGAAAAAGATATGTGCCATTG GCATCCAGGTGACCCATGGTGTGTCCTATCATGGCCTGGCTCTCAACTGCTGCACTGATCTCTCCTGGTTCTCTCACATCATTCCATGTGGTCTAGTGGGCAAACAGATGACCTCTCTCTCccagctctgcactagaactgTCTCTGTGGAGGAAGTCAGTCCTGTACTGGCAGCTAGTCTAGCAGACACTATAGGATTCACACTTATACACTAG